One region of Micromonospora ureilytica genomic DNA includes:
- a CDS encoding dolichyl-phosphate-mannose--protein mannosyltransferase, producing the protein MTSASTAQSPSADPDKMIQVTGEPSATQEPTAPSAESGGVAAAVRRRFATVDTQVDRFSWLATAVVVAIAAIVRFVGLSSPKGKIFDETYYAKDAYGLISRGVEWNYKDNAASYVVHPPLGKWLIGVGEWAFGYQDADSKVSVPGHLMTTAPEFGWRFSAAVIGTLSVLLLVRIGRRMFRSTVLGCAAGLLLALDGFHLVLSRAALLDIFLLFFVLAAFGALVLDRDARRRRWARALDDGLDPSQPGRAGRPPTGWRTWPWWRLAAGVLIGCACAVKWSALYFVPAFALLVIFWEVGVRRSAGVRRPWRDTLVDELPWLVLAGVLMVGTYVATWSGWLLTDDGYYRLASSYPSAPLSDRPVIGPLINLFEYHRAAYGFHAQLDDAHKYQSWPWQWLLLGRPVAFHWSGDGACGAPSCASEILLLGTPLLWWSFLPALVALVWLGVARRDWRAGAILLTVAAGLLPWFWFALDGRTMFSFYAAPAVPFLVLAVVYVLGALIAPAGGDVGTVAPLVPGDPSYERRLVGSIAAGAYVLLVGLCFAYFYPIFVGRLIPYSDWLSRMWLDGRWI; encoded by the coding sequence GTGACGAGTGCGTCGACAGCGCAGAGCCCGAGCGCCGATCCGGACAAGATGATCCAGGTGACGGGCGAGCCCAGTGCAACCCAGGAGCCGACGGCGCCGAGCGCCGAGAGCGGCGGGGTGGCCGCCGCGGTCCGGCGACGGTTCGCCACCGTCGATACCCAGGTGGACCGGTTCTCGTGGTTGGCCACGGCAGTGGTGGTGGCCATCGCGGCGATCGTGCGCTTCGTCGGGCTGTCCAGCCCGAAGGGCAAGATCTTCGACGAGACGTACTACGCCAAGGACGCCTACGGGCTGATCTCCCGTGGTGTGGAGTGGAACTACAAGGACAACGCCGCGTCGTACGTGGTGCATCCTCCACTGGGCAAGTGGTTGATCGGCGTCGGCGAGTGGGCCTTCGGCTATCAGGACGCGGATTCCAAGGTCTCCGTCCCCGGGCACCTGATGACCACCGCACCGGAGTTCGGCTGGCGATTCTCGGCGGCCGTGATCGGCACGCTGTCGGTGCTGCTGCTGGTCCGCATCGGTCGGCGGATGTTCCGCTCGACGGTGCTCGGCTGCGCGGCCGGCCTGCTGCTCGCCCTGGACGGCTTCCACCTGGTGCTGTCCCGCGCGGCCCTGCTCGACATCTTCCTGCTCTTCTTCGTGCTGGCCGCGTTCGGCGCGCTGGTGCTCGATCGGGACGCCCGCCGTCGGCGCTGGGCACGGGCTCTGGACGACGGGCTCGATCCGAGCCAGCCGGGCCGGGCCGGCCGGCCGCCGACCGGTTGGCGCACCTGGCCGTGGTGGCGACTGGCGGCCGGGGTGCTGATCGGCTGCGCCTGCGCCGTGAAGTGGAGCGCCCTGTATTTCGTGCCGGCCTTCGCGCTGCTGGTGATCTTCTGGGAGGTCGGCGTCCGCCGCTCGGCGGGGGTCCGCCGGCCCTGGCGGGACACGCTCGTCGACGAGCTGCCCTGGCTGGTGCTCGCCGGCGTACTCATGGTGGGCACCTACGTCGCCACCTGGTCGGGCTGGCTGCTCACCGACGACGGTTACTACCGGCTCGCGTCGTCCTACCCGAGCGCCCCGCTCAGCGACCGCCCGGTGATCGGCCCGCTGATCAACCTCTTCGAATACCACCGCGCGGCGTACGGCTTCCACGCCCAGCTCGACGACGCGCACAAATACCAGTCGTGGCCGTGGCAGTGGCTGCTGCTCGGTCGACCGGTGGCGTTCCACTGGTCCGGCGACGGTGCCTGTGGCGCGCCGAGCTGCGCCTCGGAGATCCTGCTGCTCGGCACCCCGCTGCTCTGGTGGTCGTTCCTGCCCGCCCTGGTGGCGCTGGTCTGGCTGGGGGTAGCCCGTCGGGACTGGCGGGCCGGCGCGATCCTGCTCACCGTGGCCGCCGGGCTGCTGCCGTGGTTCTGGTTCGCCCTCGACGGCCGGACGATGTTCTCGTTCTACGCCGCACCGGCGGTGCCGTTCCTGGTGCTGGCCGTGGTGTACGTGCTGGGCGCGCTGATCGCACCCGCCGGGGGTGACGTGGGTACGGTGGCGCCGCTGGTGCCCGGTGACCCGAGTTACGAACGCCGACTGGTGGGCAGCATCGCGGCGGGGGCGTACGTGCTGTTGGTGGGGCTCTGCTTCGCGTACTTCTATCCGATCTTCGTCGGCCGGCTGATTCCGTACTCGGACTGGCTGTCCCGGATGTGGCTCGACGGTCGGTGGATATAA
- a CDS encoding VWA domain-containing protein — MINFRRSTAVLLGLLATTALAGPAPARADEEPAPEPPRVELVLDVSGSMRAADIDGRTRISVAQQAFNDVVDALPEETQLGIRVLGATYRGKDKKVGCQDTQQIVPVGPVDRSAAKAAVATLRPTGFTPVGLALRSAAQDLGSGATTRRIVLITDGEDTCAPPDPCEVARELAAQGTSLVVDTLGLAPDEKVRRQLLCIASATGGTYTAAQSAEELTDRIKQLVERAGDTHTRAPTVVGGTNACDSAPLLTPGVYADREAFSEHRYYRVPIRPGQELRASVSMALDRAVNRDYGVLLRATAADGRELVRGADAGSGRADVLSAGLRWSATADDEDADETEESAAPVVEPTTVCLVVSNSFAPRPGSAATPGMPVELTIDVVAAAPAPDGPDLGRGWVLLALLTVAGLITGLLAGLLTRWWVATWREN; from the coding sequence GTGATCAACTTCAGACGATCGACGGCGGTCCTTCTCGGACTGTTGGCGACCACCGCGCTGGCCGGGCCCGCCCCGGCGCGGGCCGACGAGGAGCCGGCGCCCGAGCCGCCCCGGGTCGAGCTGGTGCTCGACGTCAGCGGGTCGATGCGCGCCGCCGACATCGACGGACGCACCCGGATCTCGGTCGCCCAGCAGGCCTTCAACGATGTGGTGGACGCGCTACCCGAGGAGACACAGCTCGGTATCCGGGTGCTCGGCGCGACCTACCGCGGCAAGGACAAGAAGGTCGGCTGCCAGGACACGCAGCAGATCGTGCCGGTCGGCCCGGTGGACCGGTCCGCAGCGAAGGCCGCGGTGGCGACGCTCCGGCCGACCGGGTTCACCCCGGTCGGGCTGGCGCTGCGCTCCGCCGCGCAGGACCTGGGCAGCGGGGCCACCACCCGACGGATCGTGCTGATCACCGACGGCGAGGACACCTGCGCTCCACCCGACCCGTGCGAGGTGGCCCGGGAGCTGGCCGCCCAGGGCACCAGCCTGGTCGTCGACACCCTCGGCCTGGCCCCCGACGAGAAGGTCCGTCGGCAACTGCTCTGCATCGCCAGCGCGACCGGCGGGACCTACACCGCAGCGCAGAGCGCCGAGGAGCTGACCGACCGGATCAAACAGCTCGTCGAGCGGGCCGGCGACACGCACACCCGGGCGCCGACGGTGGTCGGCGGCACCAACGCGTGCGACTCGGCGCCACTGCTCACCCCCGGCGTCTACGCCGACCGGGAGGCGTTCTCCGAGCATCGCTACTACCGGGTTCCGATCCGCCCCGGCCAGGAGTTGCGGGCTTCGGTGAGCATGGCGTTGGACCGGGCCGTCAACCGGGACTACGGGGTGCTGCTGCGGGCCACCGCCGCCGACGGCCGGGAACTCGTCCGGGGCGCGGACGCCGGCAGCGGACGGGCCGACGTGCTCTCCGCCGGGCTGCGCTGGTCGGCCACCGCCGACGACGAGGACGCCGACGAGACCGAGGAGAGCGCCGCGCCGGTCGTCGAACCCACCACCGTCTGCCTGGTGGTGAGCAACTCGTTCGCTCCGCGTCCCGGCAGCGCGGCGACCCCGGGCATGCCTGTGGAGCTGACCATCGACGTGGTCGCCGCCGCACCCGCACCGGACGGACCGGACCTCGGCCGGGGCTGGGTGCTGCTGGCCCTGCTCACCGTCGCCGGGCTGATCACCGGTCTGCTCGCCGGCCTGCTCACCCGCTGGTGGGTCGCCACCTGGAGGGAGAACTGA
- a CDS encoding peptidase, with protein sequence MRTALFRSMAVLLAAGGAALLPAAAVAAPTPSPGATPVNRAGTSFLSATPITAGQPVRVDASIGDHLYWSFPATAGQVHEINATVTFPKGRSGASTWTVDVFDGLRRRQACTAGAQTPTVDAKASNVVLGCTLREVRPWAEPWSADPLPGTYVIRLSVIDLPEPDLGAPIDVDLLVGAIADRGASADDGELAAPLVPNTKAGTVLNAVPPVDAEADDEGDSLTGWLPDLGSRWLWTGIGGALAAVAGVFGFAVTRRPRRR encoded by the coding sequence ATGCGTACCGCCCTGTTCCGGTCGATGGCGGTGCTGCTCGCTGCCGGCGGGGCCGCTCTGCTCCCCGCTGCGGCCGTCGCCGCGCCGACCCCCTCCCCCGGTGCCACGCCGGTGAACCGTGCCGGCACGTCGTTCCTCAGCGCCACCCCGATCACCGCCGGACAACCGGTACGGGTGGACGCCTCGATCGGCGACCACCTCTACTGGTCGTTCCCGGCGACGGCCGGCCAGGTGCACGAGATCAACGCCACCGTCACCTTTCCGAAGGGACGCAGCGGCGCCTCCACCTGGACCGTGGACGTCTTCGACGGGCTACGCCGACGCCAGGCGTGCACGGCGGGGGCACAGACCCCGACAGTGGACGCGAAGGCGTCGAACGTCGTGTTGGGCTGCACGCTGCGCGAGGTGCGGCCGTGGGCGGAGCCCTGGTCGGCCGATCCACTGCCCGGCACGTACGTCATCCGGCTCTCCGTGATCGACCTGCCGGAGCCGGATCTGGGTGCGCCGATCGACGTGGACCTGCTGGTCGGCGCCATCGCCGACCGGGGCGCCTCGGCCGACGACGGCGAGTTGGCGGCACCGCTGGTGCCGAACACCAAGGCCGGCACGGTGCTCAACGCCGTACCCCCGGTGGACGCGGAGGCCGACGACGAGGGCGACTCGCTGACGGGTTGGTTGCCGGATCTCGGCTCGCGCTGGCTCTGGACCGGCATCGGCGGCGCGCTCGCCGCGGTGGCTGGCGTGTTCGGTTTCGCGGTCACCCGACGGCCTCGACGTCGCTGA
- a CDS encoding 4'-phosphopantetheinyl transferase family protein — MRDLLPSTVAVAVAGPEDWTGDLLPAEQACLSERAVQTRRRDFAAGRNCARRALRDLGLPTAAVPAAADRAPVWPTGVVGSITHTAGYCAAAAAHTTDIRSVGMDAEQHRKINPGVRRLVLLPEEEAACARLPSDISWPVVLFSAKETIYKVWYPVVRSWLDFHDARLDIDPDAGTFTARIAPARVDAAGVDDPPASITGRFVIADGLVRTAAVLPLH; from the coding sequence ATGCGTGACCTGCTGCCATCGACGGTCGCCGTCGCCGTCGCCGGGCCCGAGGACTGGACGGGCGACCTGCTCCCCGCTGAGCAGGCATGTCTCAGCGAGCGGGCCGTGCAGACCCGTCGGCGGGACTTCGCCGCGGGGAGGAATTGCGCCCGCAGGGCATTGCGCGACCTCGGCCTGCCGACGGCCGCCGTACCAGCCGCCGCCGACCGCGCGCCGGTCTGGCCGACCGGGGTGGTCGGCAGCATCACCCACACCGCCGGCTACTGCGCCGCCGCCGCGGCGCACACCACCGACATCCGGTCCGTCGGGATGGATGCCGAGCAGCACCGCAAGATCAATCCGGGAGTACGCAGACTCGTGCTGCTGCCCGAGGAGGAGGCCGCCTGTGCGCGGTTGCCCAGTGACATCTCCTGGCCGGTGGTGCTGTTCAGCGCGAAGGAAACCATCTACAAGGTGTGGTACCCGGTCGTTCGCAGCTGGTTGGACTTCCACGACGCCCGACTGGACATTGATCCGGACGCCGGCACGTTCACCGCCCGGATCGCACCGGCCCGGGTGGACGCGGCGGGGGTCGACGACCCGCCGGCGTCAATCACCGGCCGCTTCGTGATCGCCGACGGGCTGGTCCGCACCGCCGCTGTGCTCCCGCTGCACTGA
- a CDS encoding DUF4352 domain-containing protein, with the protein MTHRQPSAGPQDLQQSSSQPPNRPFAATPQPPFSGAAYLTAGGHTEAGGGYRAPGGPGYPIIAPPPAQTDRAKKSVVVVAVTAAVLTLLTCAGGIVAAVISTKGTSTTVSEAQATPPTPPPANGDTRDLSPGDTLVVNSEAGTVEITVTKFSSATKPCKSHGLKPGEGMYVIADVTVAVTKGTVSTNPLYFQWVAADGTRTTAIGGAFSGCGKPMPAVDDLTAGTRRTGSVVFDVHDTSGALEYQDQFQTAGSWKP; encoded by the coding sequence GTGACCCACCGCCAGCCCTCCGCCGGGCCGCAGGATCTCCAGCAGTCAAGCTCGCAGCCGCCGAACCGCCCGTTCGCGGCGACGCCGCAGCCGCCGTTCTCGGGGGCCGCGTACCTGACAGCTGGCGGACACACGGAGGCTGGTGGCGGATATCGGGCACCCGGTGGTCCGGGCTACCCGATCATCGCACCACCACCTGCGCAGACGGACCGCGCCAAGAAGTCCGTAGTGGTCGTCGCGGTCACCGCGGCCGTTCTCACCCTGCTCACCTGCGCCGGCGGCATCGTGGCGGCCGTCATCAGCACCAAAGGCACCTCGACCACTGTGAGCGAGGCACAGGCCACCCCGCCGACCCCGCCGCCGGCGAACGGCGACACCCGCGACCTGTCGCCGGGCGACACCCTGGTCGTCAACAGCGAGGCCGGCACCGTCGAGATCACCGTGACGAAGTTCAGCAGCGCCACCAAACCCTGCAAGTCCCACGGACTGAAGCCCGGCGAGGGCATGTACGTGATCGCCGACGTGACTGTGGCTGTCACCAAGGGCACCGTGTCGACGAACCCGCTCTACTTCCAGTGGGTCGCCGCCGACGGCACCAGGACCACAGCGATCGGTGGAGCCTTCTCCGGCTGCGGCAAACCGATGCCGGCCGTCGACGACCTGACCGCTGGCACCAGACGGACCGGCAGCGTGGTGTTCGACGTGCACGACACGTCGGGCGCGCTGGAGTACCAGGACCAGTTCCAGACCGCCGGTTCCTGGAAGCCGTGA
- a CDS encoding Gfo/Idh/MocA family protein, which yields MTSVAQTRFGIVGSGWRGEFFLRLARLLPERFRVTGVVTRTESRGAAVTAEWGVRTFRTTAELLAHERPDFVIVSVPWPVTPEATRELVAAGVPVLAETPPAPDLAGLRSLWADVGGSGLVQVAEQYLLMPGHAARLAVVRAGVLGEPTSVQISSTHLYHAVSLIRGLLGVGHESAEVSARAFVAPLANPLSPAGWSGDDTPQQLPTTLATIDFGGRMGLYDFTDNQWWNPLRTRRLVVRGSRGELVDDRVVRLVDPTTPVESSLVRRQTGLDLNLEGLDLKHISFDGDVVYRNPFVGSGMSDDDIAVADIVARAGAWAREEGPAPYSLAEACQDHLISLAIEESVRTGRPVVTATEAWGR from the coding sequence CCGGGTGACCGGGGTGGTGACGCGTACCGAATCGCGGGGAGCTGCCGTCACTGCCGAGTGGGGCGTGCGGACCTTCCGCACGACGGCGGAGTTGCTCGCCCACGAGCGGCCGGACTTCGTCATCGTGTCGGTGCCGTGGCCGGTGACGCCCGAGGCGACCCGGGAACTGGTCGCGGCCGGCGTACCGGTGCTCGCCGAGACGCCGCCCGCCCCCGACCTGGCGGGCCTGCGCTCGCTCTGGGCCGACGTCGGAGGCAGCGGGCTGGTGCAGGTCGCCGAGCAGTACCTGCTGATGCCGGGGCACGCGGCCCGGCTGGCCGTGGTCCGCGCCGGGGTGCTCGGCGAGCCGACCTCGGTCCAGATCTCCTCGACCCACCTGTACCACGCGGTCTCGTTGATCCGTGGCCTGCTCGGTGTCGGTCACGAGAGCGCCGAGGTCAGCGCGCGCGCGTTCGTCGCGCCGCTGGCCAACCCGCTCTCGCCGGCCGGCTGGAGCGGCGACGACACCCCGCAGCAGCTCCCCACCACCCTCGCGACCATCGACTTCGGCGGGCGGATGGGGTTGTACGACTTCACCGACAACCAGTGGTGGAACCCGCTGCGTACCCGCCGCTTGGTGGTGCGGGGCTCGCGCGGTGAGCTGGTGGACGACCGGGTGGTCCGCCTGGTCGATCCGACCACGCCTGTGGAGTCGTCTCTCGTGCGACGCCAGACGGGTCTCGACCTCAACCTGGAGGGGCTCGACCTGAAGCACATCAGCTTCGACGGCGACGTGGTCTACCGCAATCCGTTCGTCGGCAGTGGGATGTCCGACGACGACATCGCGGTCGCCGACATCGTCGCCCGCGCCGGGGCGTGGGCGCGGGAGGAGGGTCCGGCTCCCTATTCCCTCGCCGAAGCCTGCCAGGACCACCTGATCAGCCTCGCCATCGAAGAATCGGTACGCACCGGCCGGCCGGTCGTCACCGCCACCGAGGCATGGGGGCGGTAG